In Nitrobacteraceae bacterium AZCC 1564, the following proteins share a genomic window:
- a CDS encoding fructose-bisphosphate aldolase class II (product_source=KO:K01624; cath_funfam=3.20.20.70; cog=COG0191; ko=KO:K01624; pfam=PF01116; superfamily=51569; tigrfam=TIGR01521), giving the protein MARITLRQLLDHAAEHDYGVPAFNINNMEQALAIMDAASSVDAPVIIQASRGARSYANDVMLKHMMDAVTEIHPQIPVCVHLDHGNEPATCMTAIQAGFTSVMMDGSLKADAKTPGDWAYNVGVTKTVTDMAHLGGISVEGELGVLGSLETGMGDKEDGHGAEGKLSHDQLLTNPDEAVKFVKETKVDALAIAMGTSHGAYKFTRKPDGNILAMNVIEEIHRKLPNTHLVMHGSSSVPQDLQDIINKFGGQMKPTWGVPVEEIQRGIKNGVRKINIDTDNRMAMTGQIRKVLTEHPSEFDPRKYLKPAMEAMTKLCKQRLQEFNTAGQASKIKRVLTTAEMAKRYASGELDPKIA; this is encoded by the coding sequence ATGGCTCGCATCACCTTGCGCCAATTGCTGGATCATGCAGCAGAACATGACTACGGGGTACCGGCCTTCAACATCAACAACATGGAGCAGGCGCTTGCGATCATGGACGCCGCCAGCTCAGTCGACGCGCCGGTCATCATCCAGGCTTCACGCGGCGCGCGCTCCTACGCCAATGACGTGATGCTCAAGCACATGATGGATGCGGTGACGGAAATCCATCCGCAAATTCCCGTCTGCGTGCATCTCGATCACGGCAACGAGCCAGCAACCTGTATGACCGCCATTCAGGCGGGTTTCACCTCGGTGATGATGGACGGCTCGCTGAAAGCCGACGCCAAGACTCCCGGCGACTGGGCTTACAATGTCGGCGTGACAAAAACCGTCACCGACATGGCCCACCTCGGCGGCATTTCGGTAGAAGGCGAGCTCGGTGTGTTGGGCTCTCTCGAAACCGGCATGGGTGACAAGGAAGACGGCCACGGAGCGGAAGGTAAGCTCTCTCATGACCAGCTCCTGACAAACCCCGACGAAGCCGTGAAGTTCGTGAAAGAAACCAAGGTCGATGCGCTGGCAATCGCCATGGGGACATCGCATGGCGCTTACAAATTCACACGCAAGCCGGACGGCAACATCCTGGCGATGAACGTGATCGAGGAAATCCATCGCAAGCTGCCGAACACGCACCTCGTGATGCACGGCTCCTCTTCGGTCCCGCAGGACCTGCAGGACATCATCAACAAGTTCGGCGGGCAGATGAAGCCAACCTGGGGGGTGCCCGTCGAAGAAATCCAGCGCGGCATCAAGAACGGTGTCCGCAAGATTAACATCGACACCGACAATCGCATGGCGATGACCGGCCAGATCCGGAAGGTCCTGACCGAACATCCGAGCGAATTTGATCCGCGCAAGTATCTGAAGCCGGCGATGGAAGCGATGACAAAGCTCTGCAAGCAGCGTCTGCAGGAGTTCAACACCGCAGGCCAAGCCAGCAAGATTAAGCGGGTGCTCACCACCGCCGAAATGGCGAAACGTTATGC